The Sphingopyxis sp. TUF1 genome segment GGCCGCACCGTGGCGCCGTCCGGCAACGAAGATGGTTGCCCGGTGAATCTTCGTGTCCTAAGGTTCGGGCTCGTGCCGGGTAAAATCCAGCGAGCGGGGCAGGCGACGGGGAGCAGCAATTTGGCCAAAAACAGGCAGGCGTACCGGCATCCGGCCGAATATTACACCGACCCCGAGAACAGCATCGGCTATCTGGCGCGCGTCGTCTTTCGCTCCTTTTCGCGTTTGCTGGAACGGCGCACGTTGACGCACGAGGTTTCGGCGGGCCAGTGGCGGTTCCTGCGCCAGCTGTGGCGCGAGGACGGAATCACCCAGCGCGAACTCAGCGAGCGGGTGGGGATGCGCGAACCGACGACCGTCGTCGCGCTGAAAGGGCTGGAAAAGGCAGGGCTGATCACGCGCAAGAAGACCGCCGACGACCGGCGCAAGACCTTCATTCACCTGACGCCCCATGCGAAGAAGCTCGAACTCATCCTCGCGCCGATGAATGCCGAGATTCACGAGATCGCGACCAGTGGCATGACCGATGA includes the following:
- a CDS encoding MarR family winged helix-turn-helix transcriptional regulator; the protein is MAKNRQAYRHPAEYYTDPENSIGYLARVVFRSFSRLLERRTLTHEVSAGQWRFLRQLWREDGITQRELSERVGMREPTTVVALKGLEKAGLITRKKTADDRRKTFIHLTPHAKKLELILAPMNAEIHEIATSGMTDEEVEMLQSLMRRVIDNLAEETRKLAVLSEIKA